Genomic window (Helianthus annuus cultivar XRQ/B chromosome 3, HanXRQr2.0-SUNRISE, whole genome shotgun sequence):
ATGATGCTTACAACTATAATTTATCTTTGTAGACACCAAACAAGCTATTGTTTATTTATAATATTAACACTAAAACTTATTAAATCGTTTAAAAATTTCTACCTTAACTAATCAGACTTTTTAATTAATGCACCATGTGCATGTATGCGTAGGTCAACCAAAGTTGATATATATATTCAACACCCTTGCCCCTCTAAAAACTTGTCACAAAAATGACTCTTTTTCTCCCTTCAATATTTCTTTTGATACTATCTTCacttgcccatttttcatcttcAAACCAAATTCAACACAACTTCCATGAATGTCTTTCTATCATCCAAACCCCCAACACTTTCTTCACCCCTCAAAGCCCTAACTACACCATAATTCTCAATTCAACAACGGAAAATCTCCGTTGCATAACCCCTTCGAATCCCAAACCCGAGCTAATTTTCACCCCCTTGAACGAAAGTCATATTCAAACCGCCATTATTTGTGCCAATAAGCTCAAGATTCAACTCCGATTTAGAAGTGGAGGCCATGATTATGAAGGGATCTCTTACACGTCCGCTATGGACCCTCCATTTCTTCTTATTGATTTGTCGAAGATGCGTGCCATTAACGTTGATCTTGACGACAATTCCGTTTGGGTTGAGGCTGGTGCCACAGTTGGTGAACTTTATTATAGAGTTGCGGAGAAGAGCAAAACACATGGGGTCGTGGGAGGGCTATGCACAAGCCTCGGCGTCGGTGGTCATTTCACAGGAGGCGCGTACGGCTCCATGATGAGGAAATACGGGCTAGGAGTCGATAACGCGCTTGATGCGAAAATCATCAATGCCAGGGGTGAAATCCTGGATAGAAAATCAATAGGCGAGGATGTTTTCTGGGCGATCCGAGGTGGTGGAGGGGGGAGTTATGGAGTAATAGTTTCATGGAAACTAAAACTCGTCCCCGTTCCTAGCATTGTCACAGTTTTCAATGTTCCAAGAACATTGGAACAAGGTGCCACTAAGATTCTTTACAAATGGCAATATGTGGCCCCACAAATTGATGATGATCTTTTCATGAGAGTATTAATCCAAAACATGAATCTACCAAACACAACTAAAAGAACCATAAGTACATCTTACAATGCGCTCTTCCTAGGAGGAGTTGACCGGCTCTTAGAGATCATGAACCGAAGTTTTCCCGAGTTGGGTCTGGATAAAACCGACTGTTTCGAAATGAGTTGGATCGAATCCGTCATGTTCATTGCAGGTTTCCCCAAAACCGTCCCGGCCTCCTTCCTACTCACCGCGAAACCAGCTTTTATTAGCCAGTTCAAAGCTAAATCAGATTTTGTTAAAACCCCGATCCGGGAAACAGGAATGGAAGGGATTTGGAAGAGACTATTACAAGAAGAAAGGCCACTCATGGTGTGGAATCCATATGGAGGAATGATGGGGCGGATTCCAGAATCAGCAACACCATTTCCTCATAGAAATGGGGTTCTTTTCAAGATTCAGTATGTCAACAGCTGGATTGGGGATAGTAAAGATGCAATGAAGAAGCATTACAAGTGGATCAGAAAGTTTTACAAGTACATGGGTCAGTATGTTTCAAAGGATCCAAGAGAAGCTTATGTGAATTACAGAGATCTTGACCTTGGAATGAATGAAAAGAACGGTGATAATACAAGTGTTGTCAAGGCAAGTTCATGGGGAAGACGGTATTTTAAAGATAATTTCATGAGGTTGGTAAAGGTGAAAACTGAGTTTGATCCTGACAACTTTTTCAGGCATGAACAGAGCATTCCATTAGGCTTCTAATAACACATTTTCATGCCAAACTTTGTGTTTTTATGAGAATAAGGAATCATGGTTTGTTTATAATGATAAATCAAATATAATGATTCTGAACAATTCTGAATCAAATATTGATACCTGCTGCTACACTACTGTGTTGCTAGACATATGCAACGTACCATAATTCAGTCAGCAGTTGAACAACGGAGCAACTAGATAGATGTTGACCAGTCCCTCATGACCACTTGCCTGCAACAAGACCAACAGTCTTCCATCAATTAAAATTAACTTACATCACCAATCATTCAAAAAAAGCTAGTTTTAAGCATCTAATTATGTATATATACCTCCAAATATAAATCTTGCAAACTGCagccgcaaaaaaaaaaaaaaaaaaaaaaaaaaaagatacctGATAACATTTCAGCTGATCTGTACAGAAAACTTGAAGAAGAATATAATTGAACAAAGGGTATACATATGAACCAATAAATTTTATTATTAGAAATATAATTTGTATGTACAAGAGGCACCGAGGCCTGTTCAGTAATTGCTACAATATACTAGGTAGCAAAAAGCCGACATTTACAACCTAAACAAACTATCTGACAAAACCTAAAACACTCGTTTTTCTTCTTGGAAAAAGAATCATAATAGCCTAATGTCACCTGAGCATGACACGTGTCATCTTGTAAGTGAGTATACTatacaacataacaaaattttaaacCATCATATTTAAGTCTGTTAAATCATCCATTGGAATCTCGAGTCCCATGAAATCGTCATCATGTGGAAAAATATCATCATCGATATTTAACCATGAACCTATGTCTTCCCCTTGACCACCAAAGTCAACCATTTCAGGTAGTTGCAGGTGGGACAAATCAAGTGGTTCCTCCTCTTCCGTTAACAGACACTCATCCTTTTCGTTCATGGTGGGCTTCGGAACAAAAGATGCTTTTGCCCTTGGGTGATCTGGAAATTTACCATCAACAGATGAAGATAATTGAGTTGTTTTTTGTTTCAGTTTCGATTTAGCCTTTGCGGGTCGCCCAACTTTAGGACCTCCGTTTCTAGGGTCCCTTTCACTTCTCTTTCCTTTTACACTGTTTATAATTACTCTTCCTACCCCTGGAGAGGTACAAGTCATACCAGCAGGAACATCATCAAGGTACAACTCTCTCTTCTTACTCCTGCTTGACCATATGTTGTTATCTTTGCCAACACTTTGCTCAGATGGATGCATGGAGCTTAATTGTGTACCTAATTTATTtgaaatagaaaaagaaaaaacaaaaattacaaGGCGTAGATATCATATGAGCTCACCTATTGAAATTGTCAAGCACTTGAGTATAGTACCTGAAAACTTTTCATCGGCCTTCCTATATTGATCATCGGTGACATCATCATCAACTTGTGTATGATTTAAGCGTGAGTGGAATATATCCTTAAACAAGGGCTCAGAAAAGCAGCTTTTGCCAGTGGTTTGAAATTCACGGCATCGGTTTAGTGTCCGTTTGACAAAATTCAAAGCGGGAGCTTGTTTAGCCATTTTGCCGCTAGTACTCTTACCCCAACAGCTCTGCAGAGCATTGATTGATTAGCACACAAAAGGATAAATAAAACTACAAAAAAGGCACTTAATGTTCTACAATTAACGCAACAATTACCATGTATTTCTGATATGCCATTTCTGTGAGCTTTTCAAGAGAAAGTCGTTCAAATTCCCTACAAGTAAATGGTCAAGTAAGAATTATGATGCACAGTCCTTTAATAACTTAAGAAcaagcaaaaaaaaaatcaaaagcaTTGAAAGAAAGCACTTACTTCTGATGTTGCTCCCTTGCTTCCTCAGTAGACTTTAAAAGTTTGTCGAGTAGGTTTTTCTTCCGGAAAACCTAATAGTCAACCATATTAGAACACAAACATCTATATTCGGAAACAAAGATAACATCATTAAGCATATTAGATTCTTCACTTTTCCTAATAGTCTTTCTTTCCAAATATATAAGGTTGTTTACCAAATGGATATCTCTAAAATATCAATATATTCTTCACTTTAAAGTTTCCACTTTCCACTATCAAAACATACTTTATACCTGTTGATGATGCTTTTCTTCCAGCCTACTGATATCGTTGTTGATGTCTTCATCTCCACCGTGTACCAAGTCCGGCTGAAAGGACATCAAATAAGAAATCATATGTTTCGTAAAAACTAATCAGAGTTTTTAAACTTTTCACACAGACGTAGAAACAGACAATTACCACAGGTTCTGGGTAGAGTCCAAGACTGTGAATTTCCATGACAAGTTTTTCATCAAAGGACGTGTTACTATACGAATCCAAATGTAAACCGTTGTAGCAATCGTCAAAACCTGTACCAATTGCTGAATCCACCTCATTACATGATCTTAATGTATAATCTATCCTGTAACTGCTTGAAAAGCCTCCGCCAATTAAGTCTGTTTCCGCCTCAAACGCAGATCCATAAACACTACAGTTTAATTCTTCATTGTTATCATCTTCCGAAATAAGGGCCGCAAGAAGCCTCCGACACAGAGAAATTCCCCTAGGAGACGTTAAGTTCCCTGAGCATTCACTACTACTTTCTGTTCCATTTTTTGCATCACAATTATCAATAGGGTTTGTGATGTCAACAGTAGATCGTATGCTTCCCTGTGAAAAGGTAAAAGAGAAAGAAGTAAGAATTTGCATCAAAATTTTAACTAGTTACATATTTTCACAAAACCGAAAAAAAAGAAGCATCACCTCTTGCTTTAAGTAGGTGACTGCTGCATCAGATACAAAACCAAAAAGTGGGTCCATCTGCCTCCAAAAAGGGCTGGACGATGTATAAACTGCAATTAACCAACCCATCACTTAGAATCACATAATAATGTATGTATTCTAACGAGAATCTGGAAGGAAAAATAAAAGCACCAGGATTAATAACAGCATTTGCAGCAGCCAAAAGCTCTTCATGTCCATCATCTGAAGTGTATAACAGAATTTTTTTGGTTGAAAGAGGGTtaaggtaaaaaaaaaacaatggaaCCCATAAATCAAACACTTGTAACTATATAGTTAGCAGTTATTATACCGACAAAATCCGTAGCAGCAGTAAATGCAAAATGCTTTTGACGGGTATAAGCTTTGCGACCAGAGAGTTTCCTAGTGGGAGGTCGACCTACTTTACTGTGAATGTTGCATGAAATATAAACGTTAATTTAAGGATCACACACGCACActcactcacacacatatatacctTTTTATTTGAACTTCTAGAAGGATACACACACATATGTATATACGTGTGCTTCTAAGAGTTCAAATATTCATAAATCAAATTTACAATATCAAAACACTATAAATATCATATCTACACATTCCATGGTAGATGAAATAAAATCAATTAATTATAAAAGTCTCTTTCACTAAAACATCATTGTGAATAATCTCAACGCAtaatgttttattcatttattcaaaaaaaaaacaatgttttataaGTCACTAGTTCTATTTTATTCACTATGGAATGGGTAAATATAATGAAGTCATGTTTTTTTTAAAAGAGTAAATAATGATATGTAATTTGAAAggataaacacacacacacatatatgtgaTTTCGAACCATTAGAAGGACATGCATCCTTCTAAAAGTTCAACATTTCATACATATCGATCTAAATTTCATAATATCatattacatttttttttaaaaaaaatcatatttaccCATTCCATAACGAATTTGATAAAATCACTTATAACTTGTTTCAAAGAAAAAACAAAGAGTTATGGGCTAACAAGTACCTAATTTGATTTTGTTTACAATGGAATGGGTTAAAATGGTATTTATAGTGTTTCCAATAGGTAAATACGATATTATATATAtgaaattttattaaaaacatcaAAAGATGTAAAACCTTTCAGGCTTATCAAAGCCAACTCTGTCAGTTCTAAGATGTTTTTCTGTCCCCACATTGCCAACAGATCGCACAGAAGCAAAACTCCTTCCATTTCTATGTTGCTTCTGGTTCATAAACTTATTTTTTCGTGTGGGGAGGACTAAAGTTGACATCTTTTGAACATTAAGCCCATCTTTATCTTCAACTTTAACTTCAACAGACTTGAAATTATCCGTAGGTCGGATTTCAGCCACCCCCGATTCCTCACTTTCTGATGGTGTAGATGACTGAATACTACAAACACCTTTTGATTTAAACTGTTTAGGAGAATTGGTTATAACTCTGTTACCCGAAGGTGGAATTTCGTCATTGGTAGATAGAACAGGGATAAGGTTGGTCCGCCTTGCTGTACGTGAGATCTTTTGGGGCCTACGGTCAGCCCACTGGGCTACAGGTGGAGATGAAGACCGTGTTGACAGACCACGCTTCCGGTTGGTCGAGCCGTTGGAAACAACTGGGTGTTGGCCATGGGTCAATTTAGGGACCACGCCTGACCCTGATCTTGGACCCCGAGCAATTGCATGCACTTTAGGGGTAGATGAGGGTGTACCGGAAATGAAGTCTTCTCGGTCATTGCCCCTGGTTGTCAGCAATATATAAGATAAAAATTATGTCTTTTATCAACTTTTAAGGGCGTTATCATCATTTGACACTTTTTTTCAAGAACTTGTATGAATAAAACCAGGTGGATCTAAATGATGGTAGAGATGAGCTACATACTTGTTAAAAGCTTTCACAACTGTTCTTTCATGCTCCAAGTTAGTAGTTTGATCTTTTTTAACATGCAGTAGGGGTGTGTTCGGGATGGAAGAACGCGTAACTCCATTAGCAACTCCTGGCCTGCATCAAAAAAGAGTTGGTGTCACAAGTCTATCACCCATATATGCAAAACATGCttgtgtgaaaaaaaaaattaaaaaattaaaaaaaataatgagtAATCAAGAAACATATTACCTGAACTCGTGGAGATCATTTGACCTTGACCTTGGATGCATCCTGCTACGATCAATAGGTTTTGCCAACACTGAGCTAGTACTTGGTGCCACATCAGTCTTAATTCCAGTGCGCTTTTTCTTCATTTTGGCTTTTTCCCAACCATCAGCTACAATTGGCAATGCTCGATCTACACTCTCAAGGGTATTACTGTTTGGGAGTCTTGCAACTTCTCTAACCCTATCTACAGATCCAGATGATCTTGCAGGAGTGTTTGGTCGCACATCTGTCTACAATTCCCAAAAACATAAATCAGGCTTACGAACAAGAAACTAGTAACAATCATAGAACTTAAAGATTTAAAATGTGAAGATACGATTAACAGGAGGGATACAAACCCTTTGATCCACCATGGAAGTTCTGGTTCGTTTGTTGGGAATACCATTTTTAACCCTCTCTTCTACCTTTTGCTGGTCAAAGTCAAAGACACTAGTAACAGCATGGTTTTGAGTACTAGCCATCTTTCCAATAGCAGAAAAAGCATCTGGTCGAGATCTCTTTCTTGAAGGTATACACGGAAAACACTTGTTGATCACTGACAAAACATCACTAAAAATCTTCACTCTCTCCCTGGCTTTAATTGTTGATTCACGCAAACCAACCTTAAATCGTTTAAGATTTTCAGGTGAAGAAAAAGGCCGCTTGCCTTTGAACAAACCAGATGGTGAATCATCTGGTGCACACAAGGCAGCAGTTGCAAGTCTCTTGAAATCCCCATGTCGGTTACACTTATATTCAGCAGCCATTGACTTTAGGTCAAACCGCAAGCACTGAAAAAAATTAGTCACGTCTCCTTGACTTACATTTACACTACTTCTAGACATGCTTGGAAGGGAAGATAAAATTGGATTTTCCATGTTGTCCCCCCGAAAACTTGCTGATCTGTCCATTGCGGCAACTGTATGGGACCCACGTTTATATAGTGGCCTTGGGCTACAAGATGAAAGATCAGATTTACCAGATGATACCATTGCACCAATTTATATGCTTTATATGTGTTACAAACACTGTCAACACAGTTGTGCATGACAGTACTGAAGTGTCACAGCACATAAAAGCAAAGCTTGAATTTTGTGGCGGCCCTAAAAGAAGAAAATGTATACGAATCAGACCAATAACATAGGCTTCAACACATTATTCATAAGTATACATATGCAAGTAGAGTTATAATGGAAATATACCAACTAAAAAAGACGAACATTGCCAATTTAAAGATTCTAAGTTCAGTCTGAGGATCTACAAATATATCCCCAATTCTCTACTTGTCCATATCGCATCAAACAATGAGCGAACTCATAGGCACATAAAACAGGGTATAAAGGTATAAAGCTTACATTCTCTCTCAGGATCATGACCAAAAGCACAGCTAATGTTCATGCATTCAAAAACTAAAACCGATTCTTTTTCCGCTACTTATCACTTCCAATTCAAACGATCTCGATAGAACAGAGCATGACAATCCAATTCATAATCTCTATTATGTCTATCTAAAAAGCATAAATCTTTGATCAAGACAAACATCCAGTAAATATTCTCCTTAAAACTCAGTAAGTATTTAAATGATGTCAATTCAGGATcaggaaacaataataataatacatacatacacttGTGATCTCGGCTTCTAGTAAATAAACGCAAATTAAACATATACAAATGATCAAACAACTGGATACGCCTAAATTCTCCAAATTCGTGCTACTTGAAACCCTAAAAAGGTCCAATCGACCGACTTAAACTAGATTAAACAGAATGATGCAAGTAAATCGGTGAAAGAAAATCAATCAAACAGGAAAAGAATAGAGATAGATATACCTTAAGTTGGAAGTGATTATCGTGTATCGTTGAAGGTAGGGTTTATACGAAGCTTGATCGAATGGTTGAGGAATTCAACATTAGGTTTTCTTTCTTCTTACAATTTGGGGTTTGTTCTGTTTTTGTGAAcgattttaattttaattttaattattattgttattattattattataagatGACTATGAAgcttcaaaaattaaaaataataaaaattaaaaagttcGTTCGAAGCCATGGCCCTCTATAGTGTTATTAATGAATTTACTTCTTTGCACATCAGTAAGGGATGTGGTATACCGCCCCTAGTCACATCATCTTCGTAAGCGCCTCTCAGCCACCCTCTGCCCGCCAAAGAAGGGAGCCATTGATGGCCCGTCAGCACACTAACGAGCGCTAAAGGGTGTGTGTGGGTGGGCTTTAAACCATCAACCAATCAAATattttgtttaacatgggacttttaaaccattgcatgcaagttaaaggGAGGGGTTTTAAAACTCCTATATGACTTGACGTTGACATGGCactataaagcccctaggggctttaaaCCATACCCCCAGCCTTAAAGGTTGCATTATGCCTAAGGCCTTACGGTGATGTGAGGGTGGTTCATGGGTTGATGTGGCACTCGTGGCTACTAGTGGATGGTGAGGAAGGGTATGATGATTCCCACAAAGGCCATGACAGAGAAAGAGTCATTAGGGGCGAAGGTCATTTAAAAAATGAATTTACCTTTTACGAACTATTTAATCAAATGAACTTTTTTCAAATTTACCCCTTTCTATCCAATTTCTAAACCATTTTTAACGTCACCATTCTACTATATGTATATACAATGAATCCAACCTGATCACCGTTTACACCACCCGTATATTCGTCTATGTATTCATTTGCCGATTTTAATCAAGCTCCAAACCCGTTTCAATAGCATGTGCAACAAATGCAATTGCAACAACAATGCCCATACATCAACCTTCTCATTAAGTCAAGCACGATTTTGTTTCTCTAACCCAAACGATGAAGAAGAAGTAGTGTCCGAAACACAACAACAAAAACCTATGAAAACCAAAGGGAAAAACAAGGACAAGATGAAACGGGCAGCAAAAGAGAAAGCATAAAAGGGACGACGGTCAATGATGAAGTGTTGACACGAGCGTGGGTTAATGTTTCTCAAGATCCAATAAAAGGTTTTTCTTCAATTATATACATATTATTTTTTAACTTAAAATTTCCAAGTAATGTTTATTGTTTTCTATGGAAATGTAGATAACGCGCAAACAGGTGATGATTTCTGGAATAAGGTTACGGACCAATTTCATATGTTGATGCAACGAAAGCCATACCGACAATTTAATTATATTAGCTCGAAGTTTAGAGACATGAATAAAAAATAGGATGGTTCGCCGATTACTACACCAATGCGTTTATCCATCGCCCGCGTAGTGCAAGTGATGATGTCGTGTTGAAAGCGGCTCTTAAAACATACAACATGAAACATGTGGCTTTTCAATTTATTAGGTCGTGGGAATTTTAGAAAGCCTGTTCGAAATGGGCTCTAGTGCCAAACGAAGTGGCATGAGCAAAAAGGTTTAAGACAACGGAGTCGGGGGATTGCAGTGTCGGTAGTACAGATGCACATTGCAACATTAATGTTAATGTTGATCACGAGTTTGACAAGGACATCCCAACTCCCATCAGGATGGACAAAGAAAAAAAGAAGCATGTTTAAAAGATCAATCACCTGGTGAATCGAAATTAGACAAGTTAATGAGTAGGTTCTCTGAATTTCAAAAATCACAAGCGGATAGGTTTCGGATGAAGAAACAAGAGAAGCAAGAAGCGACGGGGAGGGAAACGGAGAGACTTTGGCTAAagaaatgtaacaccccgtgttttcaaagtcaaagtcaaagtttgacttttatctgtaattagtctattttaat
Coding sequences:
- the LOC110928445 gene encoding berberine bridge enzyme-like 13, with protein sequence MTLFLPSIFLLILSSLAHFSSSNQIQHNFHECLSIIQTPNTFFTPQSPNYTIILNSTTENLRCITPSNPKPELIFTPLNESHIQTAIICANKLKIQLRFRSGGHDYEGISYTSAMDPPFLLIDLSKMRAINVDLDDNSVWVEAGATVGELYYRVAEKSKTHGVVGGLCTSLGVGGHFTGGAYGSMMRKYGLGVDNALDAKIINARGEILDRKSIGEDVFWAIRGGGGGSYGVIVSWKLKLVPVPSIVTVFNVPRTLEQGATKILYKWQYVAPQIDDDLFMRVLIQNMNLPNTTKRTISTSYNALFLGGVDRLLEIMNRSFPELGLDKTDCFEMSWIESVMFIAGFPKTVPASFLLTAKPAFISQFKAKSDFVKTPIRETGMEGIWKRLLQEERPLMVWNPYGGMMGRIPESATPFPHRNGVLFKIQYVNSWIGDSKDAMKKHYKWIRKFYKYMGQYVSKDPREAYVNYRDLDLGMNEKNGDNTSVVKASSWGRRYFKDNFMRLVKVKTEFDPDNFFRHEQSIPLGF
- the LOC110928446 gene encoding uncharacterized protein LOC110928446, producing the protein MVSSGKSDLSSCSPRPLYKRGSHTVAAMDRSASFRGDNMENPILSSLPSMSRSSVNVSQGDVTNFFQCLRFDLKSMAAEYKCNRHGDFKRLATAALCAPDDSPSGLFKGKRPFSSPENLKRFKVGLRESTIKARERVKIFSDVLSVINKCFPCIPSRKRSRPDAFSAIGKMASTQNHAVTSVFDFDQQKVEERVKNGIPNKRTRTSMVDQRTDVRPNTPARSSGSVDRVREVARLPNSNTLESVDRALPIVADGWEKAKMKKKRTGIKTDVAPSTSSVLAKPIDRSRMHPRSRSNDLHEFRPGVANGVTRSSIPNTPLLHVKKDQTTNLEHERTVVKAFNKGNDREDFISGTPSSTPKVHAIARGPRSGSGVVPKLTHGQHPVVSNGSTNRKRGLSTRSSSPPVAQWADRRPQKISRTARRTNLIPVLSTNDEIPPSGNRVITNSPKQFKSKGVCSIQSSTPSESEESGVAEIRPTDNFKSVEVKVEDKDGLNVQKMSTLVLPTRKNKFMNQKQHRNGRSFASVRSVGNVGTEKHLRTDRVGFDKPESKVGRPPTRKLSGRKAYTRQKHFAFTAATDFVDDGHEELLAAANAVINPVYTSSSPFWRQMDPLFGFVSDAAVTYLKQEGSIRSTVDITNPIDNCDAKNGTESSSECSGNLTSPRGISLCRRLLAALISEDDNNEELNCSVYGSAFEAETDLIGGGFSSSYRIDYTLRSCNEVDSAIGTGFDDCYNGLHLDSYSNTSFDEKLVMEIHSLGLYPEPVPDLVHGGDEDINNDISRLEEKHHQQVFRKKNLLDKLLKSTEEAREQHQKEFERLSLEKLTEMAYQKYMSCWGKSTSGKMAKQAPALNFVKRTLNRCREFQTTGKSCFSEPLFKDIFHSRLNHTQVDDDVTDDQYRKADEKFSGTQLSSMHPSEQSVGKDNNIWSSRSKKRELYLDDVPAGMTCTSPGVGRVIINSVKGKRSERDPRNGGPKVGRPAKAKSKLKQKTTQLSSSVDGKFPDHPRAKASFVPKPTMNEKDECLLTEEEEPLDLSHLQLPEMVDFGGQGEDIGSWLNIDDDIFPHDDDFMGLEIPMDDLTDLNMMV